A window from Pongo abelii isolate AG06213 chromosome 6, NHGRI_mPonAbe1-v2.0_pri, whole genome shotgun sequence encodes these proteins:
- the FAM131B gene encoding protein FAM131B isoform X2 yields MDSWGNEVIAVDWKGLKDVDQINMDSTSSLHGSSLHRPSTEQTRTDFSWDGINLSMEDTTSILPKLKRNSNAYGIGALAKSSFSGISRSMKDHVTKPTAMGQGRVAHMIEWQGWGKTPAVQPQHSHEAVRRDTDAYSDLSDGEKEARFLAGVMEQFAISEATLMAWSSMDGEDMSVNSTQEPLGCNYSDNYQELMESQDALAQAPMDGWPHSYVSQGMYCLGSSDAWEASDQSLIASPATGSYLGPAFDDSQPSLHEMGPSQPASGYSALEPPPLLGGDTDWAPGVGAVDLARGPAEEEKRPLAPEEEEDAGCRDLESLSPREDPEMSTALSRKVSDVTSSGVQSFDEEEGEANN; encoded by the exons ATGGACAGCTGGG GGAACGAGGtgattgcagtggattggaagggCCTGAAGGATGTCGATCAAATCAACATGGACAGCACCAGCTCACTGCATGGGAGCAGCCTCCATCGGCCATCGACTGAG CAAACTCGAACTGATTTCTCCTGGGACGGCATCAAT CTCTCCATGGAGGACACCACTTCCATTCTTCCGAAGCTTAAGCGAAACTCTAACGCCTATGGCATTGGGGCCCTGGCCAAGTCATCATTCTCAG GGATCTCACGGAGCATGAAGGACCATGTGACAAAGCCCACAGCCATGGGGCAAGGCCGGGTGGCCCACATGATTGAGTGGCAGGGCTGGGGGAAGACACCAGCTGTTCAGCCACAACACAGCCATGAGGCCGTGCGCAGGGATACGGATGCCTACTCCGACCTCAGCGATGGCGAGAAGGAGGCACGTTTTCTAGCag GCGTCATGGAGCAGTTTGCTATCTCTGAGGCCACACTCATGGCCTGGTCTTCCATGGATGGTGAGGACATGAGTGTGAACTCCACCCAGGAGCCATTGGGCTGCAACTACAGTGACAACTACCAGGAACTGATGGAGAGTCAGG ATGCCCTGGCTCAAGCACCCATGGATGGATGGCCTCACTCTTACGTGTCCCAGGGTATGTACTGTCTGGGGTCATCAGATGCCTGGGAAGCCAGCGACCAGTCCCTCATTGCCTCTCCGGCCACAGGATCCTATCTTGGGCCTGCATTTGATGATTCACAACCCAGCTTGCATGAAATGGGACCTTCCCAACCGGCTTCAGGATACTCTGCTCTGGAGCCTCCACCTTTGCTGGGGGGAGACACTGACTGGGCTCCGGGGGTAGGCGCAGTGGACCTGGCAAGGGGCCCTgctgaggaggagaagaggcCATTGGcccctgaggaggaagaggatgcgGGATGCCGGGACCTGGAGTCACTTTCCCCACGAGAAGACCCTGAGATGTCTACCGCTCTCAGCCGGAAGGTGTCTGATGTCACATCCTCAGGTGTGCAGTCCTTTGACGAGGAGGAAGGCGAGGCCAACAACTAG
- the FAM131B gene encoding protein FAM131B isoform X3, whose protein sequence is MDSTSSLHGSSLHRPSTEQTRTDFSWDGINLSMEDTTSILPKLKRNSNAYGIGALAKSSFSGISRSMKDHVTKPTAMGQGRVAHMIEWQGWGKTPAVQPQHSHEAVRRDTDAYSDLSDGEKEARFLAGVMEQFAISEATLMAWSSMDGEDMSVNSTQEPLGCNYSDNYQELMESQDALAQAPMDGWPHSYVSQGMYCLGSSDAWEASDQSLIASPATGSYLGPAFDDSQPSLHEMGPSQPASGYSALEPPPLLGGDTDWAPGVGAVDLARGPAEEEKRPLAPEEEEDAGCRDLESLSPREDPEMSTALSRKVSDVTSSGVQSFDEEEGEANN, encoded by the exons ATGGACAGCACCAGCTCACTGCATGGGAGCAGCCTCCATCGGCCATCGACTGAG CAAACTCGAACTGATTTCTCCTGGGACGGCATCAAT CTCTCCATGGAGGACACCACTTCCATTCTTCCGAAGCTTAAGCGAAACTCTAACGCCTATGGCATTGGGGCCCTGGCCAAGTCATCATTCTCAG GGATCTCACGGAGCATGAAGGACCATGTGACAAAGCCCACAGCCATGGGGCAAGGCCGGGTGGCCCACATGATTGAGTGGCAGGGCTGGGGGAAGACACCAGCTGTTCAGCCACAACACAGCCATGAGGCCGTGCGCAGGGATACGGATGCCTACTCCGACCTCAGCGATGGCGAGAAGGAGGCACGTTTTCTAGCag GCGTCATGGAGCAGTTTGCTATCTCTGAGGCCACACTCATGGCCTGGTCTTCCATGGATGGTGAGGACATGAGTGTGAACTCCACCCAGGAGCCATTGGGCTGCAACTACAGTGACAACTACCAGGAACTGATGGAGAGTCAGG ATGCCCTGGCTCAAGCACCCATGGATGGATGGCCTCACTCTTACGTGTCCCAGGGTATGTACTGTCTGGGGTCATCAGATGCCTGGGAAGCCAGCGACCAGTCCCTCATTGCCTCTCCGGCCACAGGATCCTATCTTGGGCCTGCATTTGATGATTCACAACCCAGCTTGCATGAAATGGGACCTTCCCAACCGGCTTCAGGATACTCTGCTCTGGAGCCTCCACCTTTGCTGGGGGGAGACACTGACTGGGCTCCGGGGGTAGGCGCAGTGGACCTGGCAAGGGGCCCTgctgaggaggagaagaggcCATTGGcccctgaggaggaagaggatgcgGGATGCCGGGACCTGGAGTCACTTTCCCCACGAGAAGACCCTGAGATGTCTACCGCTCTCAGCCGGAAGGTGTCTGATGTCACATCCTCAGGTGTGCAGTCCTTTGACGAGGAGGAAGGCGAGGCCAACAACTAG
- the FAM131B gene encoding protein FAM131B isoform X1 has protein sequence MGCIGSRTVGNEVIAVDWKGLKDVDQINMDSTSSLHGSSLHRPSTEQTRTDFSWDGINLSMEDTTSILPKLKRNSNAYGIGALAKSSFSGISRSMKDHVTKPTAMGQGRVAHMIEWQGWGKTPAVQPQHSHEAVRRDTDAYSDLSDGEKEARFLAGVMEQFAISEATLMAWSSMDGEDMSVNSTQEPLGCNYSDNYQELMESQDALAQAPMDGWPHSYVSQGMYCLGSSDAWEASDQSLIASPATGSYLGPAFDDSQPSLHEMGPSQPASGYSALEPPPLLGGDTDWAPGVGAVDLARGPAEEEKRPLAPEEEEDAGCRDLESLSPREDPEMSTALSRKVSDVTSSGVQSFDEEEGEANN, from the exons ATGGGCTGCATCGGCTCCCGGACTGTGG GGAACGAGGtgattgcagtggattggaagggCCTGAAGGATGTCGATCAAATCAACATGGACAGCACCAGCTCACTGCATGGGAGCAGCCTCCATCGGCCATCGACTGAG CAAACTCGAACTGATTTCTCCTGGGACGGCATCAAT CTCTCCATGGAGGACACCACTTCCATTCTTCCGAAGCTTAAGCGAAACTCTAACGCCTATGGCATTGGGGCCCTGGCCAAGTCATCATTCTCAG GGATCTCACGGAGCATGAAGGACCATGTGACAAAGCCCACAGCCATGGGGCAAGGCCGGGTGGCCCACATGATTGAGTGGCAGGGCTGGGGGAAGACACCAGCTGTTCAGCCACAACACAGCCATGAGGCCGTGCGCAGGGATACGGATGCCTACTCCGACCTCAGCGATGGCGAGAAGGAGGCACGTTTTCTAGCag GCGTCATGGAGCAGTTTGCTATCTCTGAGGCCACACTCATGGCCTGGTCTTCCATGGATGGTGAGGACATGAGTGTGAACTCCACCCAGGAGCCATTGGGCTGCAACTACAGTGACAACTACCAGGAACTGATGGAGAGTCAGG ATGCCCTGGCTCAAGCACCCATGGATGGATGGCCTCACTCTTACGTGTCCCAGGGTATGTACTGTCTGGGGTCATCAGATGCCTGGGAAGCCAGCGACCAGTCCCTCATTGCCTCTCCGGCCACAGGATCCTATCTTGGGCCTGCATTTGATGATTCACAACCCAGCTTGCATGAAATGGGACCTTCCCAACCGGCTTCAGGATACTCTGCTCTGGAGCCTCCACCTTTGCTGGGGGGAGACACTGACTGGGCTCCGGGGGTAGGCGCAGTGGACCTGGCAAGGGGCCCTgctgaggaggagaagaggcCATTGGcccctgaggaggaagaggatgcgGGATGCCGGGACCTGGAGTCACTTTCCCCACGAGAAGACCCTGAGATGTCTACCGCTCTCAGCCGGAAGGTGTCTGATGTCACATCCTCAGGTGTGCAGTCCTTTGACGAGGAGGAAGGCGAGGCCAACAACTAG